AAAAAAAATAATATTTTTGCTCTTAGTACTCTCTTTTTTTTATTGAGCACACCTGCATTTGCCAAAAAGACGACATACATTGTGACCAATCAGAGATTTGATTACGTAAAACTAGGTGAAATCTCGTTGCGGGAAGCAGAAACTCGCGGTGTGAGTCATCCTGTGGAAGTTGATGAAGAAAAAATTCGAAAAGCGCTCGCCTCGTTAAAATTTTCTCGAGAAAGTTTCTGGAAAAAAAGTAATACTTTTGATCGAAAACTCTTTAGCGATGAAGCAGTCAATTTTCTTAGCCTTCATCTTCCCAAAGCATTTCGACAAGCGAAGACAACAGAAGAGGTTGTCTTCTCTTATCTCGATAAAGATCCCATTGTGATTCTTCGCAATGATCGTTTAACGATCGCTTCGGTGTGGGTTCATGGAAATGAACTCCATCTTCAGTTTAAGAAGTTATTTGCGAAAGTTTCAGGGGATACGGATAAACGAGGGAATGAAGTGCGTGCAGCCGCAAAAGCAAAGGGCCTTCGTATCGCTCTTCAGATTCAACCTGGACAGCGTCTCTCCCAAAACGACGAGAAAGAAGTTATTTTGGACTTAAACCACGACTTCTCCTCCAATGCATCCTTTGCTGAAGAAGACAACGCAGATGAAAAGACAACCAAAACACCAAGAGCTGAAAAAGCAAGCACTGATAAGACGTTCAATACCAAACAACGCTTGGAGCAAATAGAGCAACTTCGAAAAGATAAATTCATTTCTCAAAAAGAATATGACGAGAAACGAAAAGAAATTTTAAAAGATCTGTGATCATGAGCAAAGAACGGTTGGATCAGCTTTTAGTAAAACTCGGTTTTGCCTCAAACGAAAAAGAAGCGTCCGCTCTTTTAATGACAGGCGATGTGCTTGTGGATGATGTCCCTGTCACCTCGCCTGGGAAGTACGTCTTATCGCACGCAGTCATTCGTCTCCGACATGAAAAAATTCCTTACGTCAGTCGTGGCGGAATCAAATTGGCGCATGCTCTCAATCATTTTCACATTGAGGTAGAAGGAAAAATAGCTCTCGATGTGGGAGCTTCCACAGGAGGATTTACCGATTGTTTACTGCAGCATGGTGCAAAAAAAGTTTATGCTCTTGATGTCGGATATGGCCAGCTCGATATGAAGCTGCGCCGAGATGAGCGTGTGGTGGTGTTCGACCGAACCCATATTCGCGATCTGAAAAAAGAGCAGCTCCGTGAAGCCATTGATCTGATGGTGGTCGATCTTTCATTTACCTCAACAGCAGCGCTTCTCAAGCTCATGCATCGATGGGCGAATACGAAAACCTTGCTTCTGGTGTTAGTGAAACCTCAGTTTGAAGGAGCGGCTGAGACCATAGAAGAGGGGGGAATTGTGCTCGATCCCAAGGCTCATGAGAAAGCAATACAAAAAGTTATCAACGCTGGTGAAAAGGTTGGATGGGAAACGGTGGGAATGACGCCTTCTCCCATTACCGGAACGCACGGCAACCGAGAATTTTTAGTTCTTTTCCGATCATCAGTTGCTGTTTTTTCCTTCAAATGATATGCCTCCCTCAGTTAAATTCCTCACCTTTTCATTTTTTGGAGGTTTTTTGAATCGTCGTTTTTTCTTTCTCTCTTTCTTTTCTCTTCTTTTTATTTTGCCGAGCTGTGCATCAAAGAAAAAAGTGGATGTTGCCATCACTGCTCCCCAAAAAAAGATAAAACATGACGATCTTTTATTCCGATTTATGGAAGCGAGTCTCGAAGGACTTGAAGGTCGTTCGGCGGAAGCGCTGAAAACACTCACTCAACTCGTGGAAGAGCATCCGGAAAGTTCTTTTTTCCATTTTCAAAAAGCACGCGTTCAAGTTTTGCTCGGCGAACTCGATCAAGCTGTGGTGTCATGTCAAAAAGCATTCGAACTCAGTCCAAAAGATATTGAAATACAGATTTTTTTGGCTCGCCTTCTCGCGGAACAGGAAAAATATCAAGAAGCAGCCGCGCTTTTTGAAAAAGTATTACGCGTTGATCCGGAACGAGAACCGGTTTATACGCTTTTAGCCAAACAATATCTCCAGTTGAAAGAATTTACGAATGCTGTTTCCGTGATGGGACGCCTTCTTGAAGTGAATCCCGATGCTGTTGCTGCCTATCTTTTTTTAGGTTCGCTGTATCAGAATTATCTTCATCATGTTCCCAAAGCAATTCAGATGTATGAAGCAACTCTCGACATCGATCCGGAAAATCTTTCTGCGCTGGGTGCGCTTGCGCAAATCTCTATCGATCAGAAGAAACTTCAAAAGGCTCTCCCTTATTTTTTAGAAATTGAACGAAAAGTTCCCGATGACGTGTCGATCGCTCTCCGTATTGCTTTGATTTATTATGAACTCGGACAATATCCCAAAGCGATTGAACGTTTTCAGAAAATCACGGAACAAAATCCAGAAGCAGAAAAAGTTCGTTATTATTTAGGTGTTCTTTATGAGAGCATTGAAGAATTTGAAAAAGCGATCGAAGAATTTGAAAAAATACCTCCACATGTTGCTTCTTATCGAGATGCGATTCTTCATGTGGCCTCTATCTTGCGTTCTCGTGACGAAATGGCGCGTGCGATAAAAACGCTTGAAGAGGCGTTAAAGAAAAATAAGAATATTCTCGAATTTTATGAATTCCTGGCATCACTGTATGAAGAACAAGGTGAGATTGGAACTGCCATTGAAATTTTAAATCAAGGGATCAAAGTTTTTCCACGCGAAGAGCGTTTTTTAATGATGCAAGGTTTGCTGTATGAAAAGAAACAAGATCGCAAGCGCGCGTTACAGGCAATGGAGAAAGTTCTCAAAATAGATCCTCAAAACGCTACGGCTTTAAATTATATCGGCTATTCCTATGCTGAAGAAGGGGTTCGCCTGGATGAAGCCAAGGAAATGATTGAACGTGCCCTGACCTCTCGTCCCGGAGACGCCTATATAATAGATAGTCTCGGTTGGGTGCATTTTCGACGTCGAGAATATGACAAGGCCTTGAAACTCCTCAAGAAAGCCGAAAAAATGGCCTCTTCTGAGCCGACTATTTTTTATCATCTCGGAGAGGTCTATTCAGCGCTCAACGAACGTGCTCTTGCCAAGCGTTATTTCAAACGAGCTCTCGAAGCGTGGAATAAAAAAACACAACCAGATAAAAAAGAAATTGAGGAGATCCAACGTCGTCTTCAAGAGATTGAGGGGAAAAAGAATCCATCGTGAAAACGAAGTTTTGTTTTGCCATAACGATTGTTTCTTTCTTGTTCGCTTGTCAGGGAAAACAACCTCCTTCGGCATCGCTTCGTCTTTTCTCTGCACATGAGACCGTTTTTTCTCGCATGCTTCATCAAAGATTTCTGGCGGAACAATCAACTCGAAGTGTCGTTCGAGGTTTGGCTGAAATGACATGGCGCGATTCACATGGTACTCGCACTTCTGATGTCGCTCTTCATCTTCAACTTCCTCACGATCTTACAGCAGAAGCTTTTGATGCTCTTGCGGATGTGTGGGCGAAAATCCGAACCGACGGGAAGAAATTTTTTTTTGAGGTGCTGACAGATCGTGGGAAAAGACGCGGAAAAACAACAGAGCGACATCTGGCGAAATTTTTTTCTTTTGAATGGGAAACCGAAGAGTTCGTGGCAGCGCTTGCGGGAACGCTCCCTTTTTTAACTTCAGATATTTTTCTTGAAGAAAATCGTTCTCTCTTTCATTTTCAGCAGAGACCTTTCACGTTTCGAATTGATCAAAAGGGGAGAGTGCTTTCGTATCGTCGTGGAGATGAATCAGGCACAAAGACTCTTTATGAAGTTCATTTTTCTGACTATCGATTGCATGGGAAAACTTTTTTCCCTTATCGTGTTGTGATCAAACTCCAAGAGAGAGAGTTGTCTCTTCGTTATCGTGAGGTGAAGTTCAATGAAGATGAGAAGTCATTTTAAAACATTTCGTTGTTGCGGGTCCTGTCACCTCCGCCGTTCCACCTCCCCGCTGGCGCGGGGCGCCCCTGGGATCCAGCGTCGGCGACACCCGGACTATGTGGATTTTAAAATGACTTCTAAAATTTTTTTCACGCTGCTGTTTCTGTTATTAACAAGTTGCACCTATCGACTGGAGCGGGATGCTCGTGAATTGGTGATGCATCTTGCCGCAGAGCCTGCAACGCTCAATCTTCTCACGTATTCGGATCATTATGGTGCTCAAGTTTTAGGCAATATCTATGAACGTTTGATCGACGTGGATGCAAAAACGCTTACGTTTACTCCAAAACTTGCGACGCATTGGGAAATTTCAGCAGACGGCAAAACGATTACCTTTTTTCTCCGTGAGAATATTCGTTGGCACGACGGATTTCCTTTTACGGCAGACGATGTGATATTTACATTTGAGCGTATTCTCGATCCCGCAGTGGATGCTCCACGCCTTCGTCAGCAATATCTCGATGTCGAAAAGTTGGAGAAGATTAACGACTATACTATTCAGTTTCATTATAAACGTCCCTATTTTGGCGCTTTTTTTACGGCAGGAGCACTTCCTGTTCTTCCGAAGCATGTTTTTAAAGCTGGCGAAAATTTTAATGCACATGAAATTGGGCGTAGTCCCATAGGAACAGGGCCTTATCGTTTTGTGTCGTGGGAGAAAGGACGATCACTGCGTCTTGTGCGTCACGAGGAATATTGGGATCATAAACCACAAATCAAAGGAATCGTTTTTAATATTATTCCCAATGGCACCGTTGCATTTCAATTCTTGAAAAAGGGAGGACTCGATCTTTTTGAACTCTCTCCGATGCAATGGGAAAAGCAGAGCTCGAGTCATTCTTTTCAAGAGCGTTTTCGTAAGTATCACTATTTCCCTCCTAATTTTTCTTTTATTGCATGGAATATGAGGCGGCCTCTTTTTGCGGATAAACGTGTGAGGCAAGCGATGACCATGCTTCTCGATCGTTCTTCCATTATCGAGAAACAACTTGGTGGCTTAGGGAAGATAGTGACCGGAAGTGCCTATCCTCTCAGCAAAGATTACGATACTTCGATTGAACCTCTTCCATATAACCCTGAAAGGGCAATAGCTCTTTTGCGCGAAGCGGGATTTGATGATCACGATGGAGATGGACTGCTCGATCGAGAGGGAGTTGTTTTTGAATTTACCTATCTCTATCCAAATAACTCGAACTTTGGGAAAAAAATTGGATTGCTTCTGCAACGGCAGCTGCAAAATGTCGGCATTCGAATGCATCTCGAACAATTAGAATGGGCGACACTTCTTTCTCGTATGCAAAAGCGTGACTTCGATGCATTATCGCTCTCATGGATTCCTCCACTTCAGGCCGATCCGTTTCAACTTTGGCATTCTTCACAAGCAGATCGAGGTTCCAATATTTCGGGATTTCGACATGCAGAAGTGGATCGTCTCTTGGAAGAGGGAAGAACTCTTTTTGATGAAGACGAGAGAGCCAAAAGATATCAAAAGGTGCATCGTTTGCTTTATGAGGAACAACCCGTGCTTTTTTTATTTCAGATGCCGACGCTTGCTGCTGTCAGTAAGAGATTTGAAAATGTTCAAGCATATCCTTTAGGGCTGAAGCCTCGAGAGTGGACAATTGAGAGTACCGCAATGCTGAAAGCATGGTGATGATGAAACAATATGTGCTCAAACGTTTTTTTCTTCTTCTTCCCACGTTTTTGGGGATTACCGGTTTGACCTTTTTCATGCTTCAGCTTGCGCCAGGAGATCCAGCTGCATTAAAAGCACAATCTTTCACAGAGCTTCTTGCTGACCCACAACAAACGGAAGCAGTTGTGACCGAAACACAAAAACTTTATGGTTTGGAGAAACCTCTCTCTCTCCAATATCTGTTATGGCTCAAACGTATTGTGCTCTTTGATTTTGGTGAATCCTATCGTGATCATCGACCGGTGATGGCAAAAATTGCCGAAGCGCTTCCGATCACACTTCTTTTAAATGCTCTGACCCTTCTCGTTATCTTTGTGATTGCGTTTCCACTTGGCGCTTATAATGCGCTAAAACCCAACTCTTTTCATGATCGGGTTTCCGCTCTCTTTCTATTTCTTCTCTATTCGCTTCCAAGTTTTTGGTTTGCGCTTTTACTGATCGTCCTTTTTGCGGGAGGAGATTATCTCAATCTTTTTCCG
This is a stretch of genomic DNA from Deltaproteobacteria bacterium RIFCSPHIGHO2_02_FULL_44_16. It encodes these proteins:
- a CDS encoding diguanylate cyclase, with protein sequence MKQYVLKRFFLLLPTFLGITGLTFFMLQLAPGDPAALKAQSFTELLADPQQTEAVVTETQKLYGLEKPLSLQYLLWLKRIVLFDFGESYRDHRPVMAKIAEALPITLLLNALTLLVIFVIAFPLGAYNALKPNSFHDRVSALFLFLLYSLPSFWFALLLIVLFAGGDYLNLFPLIGIFSDGAERLPWYGRIGNLLWHLILPVIVLSVANIAFLSRFVRASLVEVMKKEYIRTAYAKGLSPFQVMVKHAFKNALLPLVTLFGSLLPALLSGSVIVEQIFSIPGMGRLSFESVLARDYPVIMGITVMTATLMLISYFVTDIVYGFLDPRLRLHERRGL